A single Trichocoleus sp. FACHB-46 DNA region contains:
- a CDS encoding glutathione S-transferase family protein, with amino-acid sequence MTQLTLYGTPISTYVRTVRLLLEQAGTDYDLESVDIFNGENQSAEYLAKHPFGKVPTLQVDEEVIYETSAITGYLDSVVANHKFSPTDPLARARMQQIMAIIDSYLYAPVIGTIVIQRLIVPSQGGQPDESKIQAAIAPAKTALEAIEALTVGSPYLLGSEISIADFFLVPIFIYFSQTPEFNTITAQSPKIQAWWQEVSQLPVVKKVCA; translated from the coding sequence ATGACCCAGCTTACCCTTTACGGCACTCCTATTAGTACTTATGTGCGGACGGTTCGGCTACTGCTAGAGCAAGCAGGCACAGACTATGACCTTGAGAGTGTTGATATCTTCAATGGTGAAAATCAATCAGCGGAGTATCTTGCCAAGCATCCTTTTGGCAAAGTACCAACTTTACAGGTAGACGAAGAAGTCATTTACGAAACTTCTGCGATTACGGGTTATCTGGACAGCGTAGTTGCCAACCATAAATTTAGTCCTACTGATCCGCTGGCTCGTGCTCGCATGCAGCAGATTATGGCCATCATTGATAGCTATCTTTACGCACCTGTGATTGGTACTATCGTGATCCAGCGTCTCATTGTGCCTAGTCAGGGTGGTCAACCCGATGAAAGTAAAATTCAAGCCGCGATCGCGCCGGCAAAAACAGCTTTAGAAGCGATTGAAGCTTTAACCGTTGGTAGCCCTTATCTCTTGGGTAGTGAGATCAGCATTGCTGATTTCTTCTTAGTTCCCATCTTTATTTACTTTTCTCAAACTCCGGAGTTTAACACCATTACTGCTCAGTCTCCTAAAATCCAGGCATGGTGGCAGGAAGTGAGCCAACTTCCTGTGGTTAAGAAGGTTTGTGCTTAA
- a CDS encoding ATP-binding protein, with translation MKMRRSSKVKALSLQLVLIVPFVLQIFGAVGLVSYLSFRNGQKAVNDLAAQLMERSSGKVNQHLDSYLSVPHKVAQINADAIRMGLLDTRDRQTVGKYFWHQMQAYDVSYIGIGLTTGEGVGAARYDGKTVTMDDWDARPRNNWISYALDDQGDRTRVLETLDWSNFEQPWYTGPVKAGKPVWSPIFVVNYPNQVYIATSAGRPIYDANKQLLGMVSIDVSLLKLSDFLRSLAISRSGQVFILERDGTLIANSGQAQPFSLVKSEIKRLEAINSPDPVVQQVAQQVQQRFNGFQNIAGSQELRLKLEGEPYYVHVTPWRDEYGLDWLVVMSVPENSFMAQINTNTRTTIWLCLGALAVASVMGILTSRWIIRPILRLNRASEAMASGNLNQAVEQNGIEEFNILATSFNHMARQLRESFTALEQSNEELEDRVEQRTLELKNALGELQRTQAQVVQSEKMSSLGQLVAGIAHEINNPVNFIHGNLSHVQAYTQDLLEFMQLYQQQYPNPSPEIQATAEEIDLEFLQADLPKMLSSMRVGTDRIRQIVLSLRNFSRMDESEIKPVDIHEGLDSTLMILQHRLKAHPERPEIEVIKEYSSLPHVECYAGQLNQVFMNILTNAIDAMEESNASKSFQKLQVNPNRITIRTSIVSDQWVQIAIADNGPGIPDLIQQRVFDPFFTTKSVGKGTGMGMSISYQIITEKHHGKLECLSTVGQGTEFLIRIPICQQKQSVALVGGRQEKG, from the coding sequence ATGAAAATGCGTCGTTCCAGCAAAGTCAAAGCGCTGTCTCTCCAACTAGTCCTCATTGTTCCCTTCGTGCTCCAAATCTTTGGGGCAGTGGGGCTAGTTAGCTACCTGTCCTTTAGAAACGGACAGAAGGCGGTGAATGATCTAGCGGCTCAGTTGATGGAACGCAGCAGCGGTAAGGTCAATCAGCATTTGGATTCTTATCTCTCAGTTCCTCACAAAGTAGCTCAGATTAATGCGGATGCCATTCGGATGGGGCTGCTGGATACTCGCGATCGCCAAACCGTAGGCAAGTATTTCTGGCATCAGATGCAAGCCTATGATGTGAGCTACATTGGCATTGGGCTGACGACGGGAGAAGGAGTGGGAGCCGCTCGTTATGACGGCAAAACAGTCACAATGGACGACTGGGATGCCCGCCCGCGCAACAATTGGATCAGCTACGCTCTCGATGACCAAGGCGATCGCACCCGTGTGCTAGAAACCTTGGATTGGAGCAACTTTGAACAACCGTGGTACACAGGCCCTGTCAAAGCGGGTAAACCCGTTTGGTCCCCAATCTTTGTAGTCAATTATCCTAACCAAGTCTATATTGCCACCTCAGCAGGTCGCCCGATCTACGACGCGAATAAGCAGTTGCTGGGTATGGTAAGTATCGATGTTTCTCTCCTCAAGCTGAGCGACTTCCTGAGGAGTTTAGCCATCAGTCGCTCAGGTCAAGTTTTTATTCTGGAGCGAGACGGCACACTCATTGCTAATTCTGGCCAAGCTCAACCGTTCAGCTTGGTGAAGTCAGAAATCAAGCGGTTGGAGGCAATCAATAGCCCTGATCCTGTAGTTCAGCAAGTTGCCCAACAAGTTCAACAACGCTTTAACGGCTTCCAAAATATTGCTGGGTCTCAAGAGCTACGGCTGAAATTAGAAGGAGAGCCGTATTATGTCCATGTCACTCCTTGGCGCGATGAGTATGGCTTGGATTGGTTAGTCGTCATGAGTGTGCCAGAGAACTCATTTATGGCACAAATCAACACCAACACTCGCACCACCATTTGGCTTTGCTTAGGTGCTTTGGCAGTTGCTTCGGTGATGGGCATTCTCACCTCCCGCTGGATTATCCGTCCTATCTTGCGGCTCAACCGTGCTAGCGAAGCGATGGCATCTGGCAACTTGAACCAAGCCGTCGAGCAGAATGGCATTGAAGAATTCAACATCCTCGCTACCTCTTTTAACCACATGGCTCGTCAGTTACGCGAGTCATTTACAGCTCTAGAGCAAAGCAACGAAGAACTCGAAGACCGAGTAGAGCAACGTACCCTGGAATTAAAAAACGCCCTAGGAGAGTTGCAGCGAACCCAAGCCCAAGTAGTTCAAAGCGAAAAAATGTCTAGCTTGGGACAGTTAGTTGCTGGCATTGCCCACGAAATCAATAATCCAGTTAACTTCATTCATGGCAATCTGAGCCATGTGCAGGCATACACCCAGGATCTGTTGGAGTTCATGCAACTATATCAACAGCAATACCCCAACCCTAGCCCTGAGATTCAGGCGACAGCAGAAGAGATCGATTTAGAGTTCTTGCAGGCAGACTTACCCAAAATGCTGTCCTCAATGCGGGTGGGTACCGATCGCATTCGCCAAATTGTCTTGTCTCTGCGCAACTTCTCCCGCATGGATGAATCCGAGATCAAGCCAGTCGATATTCATGAAGGACTTGATAGTACGCTGATGATTTTGCAGCATCGCCTCAAAGCCCACCCAGAACGGCCAGAAATTGAGGTGATCAAAGAGTACAGCTCTCTACCTCACGTGGAATGCTATGCGGGGCAACTGAATCAAGTATTTATGAACATTCTCACAAATGCCATTGATGCGATGGAAGAGAGCAATGCCAGCAAGAGCTTTCAGAAGCTTCAGGTTAACCCTAATCGGATTACCATTCGCACCTCGATTGTGAGCGACCAATGGGTGCAAATCGCGATCGCGGATAATGGCCCAGGTATTCCCGACCTAATACAGCAACGTGTCTTCGACCCCTTCTTTACGACAAAATCGGTTGGGAAAGGAACAGGCATGGGAATGTCGATCAGCTATCAGATCATCACTGAAAAACATCACGGCAAGCTGGAATGTCTTTCCACGGTGGGACAAGGAACTGAATTTTTAATTCGAATTCCGATCTGCCAGCAGAAACAGTCAGTAGCGTTGGTGGGTGGAAGGCAAGAGAAAGGATGA
- a CDS encoding PspC domain-containing protein, producing the protein MVEAFNAFLTQVLFFVSSTLSFGLIGLLFFIGPALGAIAVRRSLSLRWHLFLLSICIFYGVVPLLMGWGGLALAEHFSCDVEITIYKCVGNPQLGNLITGMTFAPWGLMLTIPSSVLGTFGLLISFVLKVTRPNQGIQTSPRPTAAFYRSHRHQVIAGVCTAIAQRWHLPLLGVRIATVALVVIMPMLGLPLYLWLWLAFPFEPAAEST; encoded by the coding sequence GTGGTTGAAGCTTTTAACGCTTTTCTGACTCAGGTTCTCTTTTTTGTCAGCTCCACTTTATCCTTTGGCTTGATTGGATTACTATTTTTCATTGGGCCAGCTTTGGGAGCGATCGCCGTTCGGCGTTCTCTGTCACTGCGTTGGCATTTATTTCTGTTGAGTATTTGCATTTTCTACGGGGTTGTGCCACTGCTCATGGGCTGGGGAGGACTAGCTCTGGCTGAACACTTTAGCTGTGATGTAGAAATCACGATCTACAAGTGTGTGGGAAATCCCCAACTAGGGAATTTAATCACAGGCATGACCTTCGCCCCTTGGGGATTGATGCTCACCATTCCATCTAGTGTGTTGGGTACATTTGGACTCTTAATCTCTTTCGTTCTCAAAGTTACTAGGCCAAACCAAGGGATACAAACATCCCCAAGACCAACTGCTGCTTTTTATCGCAGCCACCGCCATCAGGTAATTGCAGGGGTTTGTACAGCGATCGCCCAGCGTTGGCATCTACCACTTTTAGGCGTCAGGATTGCCACAGTTGCCTTAGTAGTCATCATGCCAATGCTGGGACTACCGTTGTATCTCTGGTTGTGGTTGGCATTTCCATTTGAGCCAGCGGCAGAGTCCACTTAG